In the genome of Acidimicrobiales bacterium, one region contains:
- a CDS encoding nucleotidyltransferase family protein: MTVPGLAVNPDRLRDICSRYGVSRLEVFGSVSRGEDTPDSDIDVLYDLAPESRLGWDIEKLADELSELIGRPVDLVSRNSLHERLRDEVLAEARPLYAA, translated from the coding sequence GTGACCGTCCCCGGCCTCGCCGTCAACCCGGATCGCCTGCGCGACATCTGCAGCCGCTACGGGGTGTCGAGGCTCGAGGTTTTCGGCTCGGTCAGTCGTGGCGAGGACACGCCCGACAGTGACATCGACGTGCTCTACGACCTCGCGCCGGAGAGCCGCCTCGGTTGGGACATCGAGAAGCTCGCGGACGAGCTTTCCGAGCTGATCGGCCGGCCGGTCGACCTCGTGTCGCGGAACTCGTTGCACGAGCGACTGCGAGACGAGGTTCTCGCCGAGGCCCGCCCGCTGTATGCGGCGTGA